The Thermodesulfobacteriota bacterium genome includes the window TGAAAGATTTTTCCCTATCATCAAACAAGAATCGACTGATGAAAGGAATTTTGTTAAAAAAGCCGTAAATTGGGCATTACGTCAAATAGGCAAAAGGAATATCAATCTAAACAAAAAAGCGATAGCAACAGCAGAGGAAATCAAACGACTAAACTCAAAAAGTGCTCAATGGATCGCTAATAATGCATTAAACGAATTAACGAAAGAAAAAATAAATATTTTGGGATATCCTAGGAATTAAAAAGTATAATAACTCCTTCCACCGGACCAAACCCACGGCTTGGCCGGTGAAGACGAATGATAGTTAGCCCCGATAAAGAGTCCAAATCATATTTTGATATAATTGTTTATGGAAAATCACGGTACCTCCTTTTAGGATTTTTAAAATCGCTTTTCATGTAATTATGGGAATTCAGATCATGAATTATGAAAAAAAAGTAAAAAAGCTGATGGATGGTTATGTTGGGGTAAAATTTAAATCACTTCAACGTTCAAAAGAGCTTCCAATTAACGTGAATGATTATTATATTCAGTTCAAACAAAACTGTGATCGCCTTAAAAATTATAACATGACACCTGAAAATGGTGGTAACGTAAGTATACGACATGAAAATGGTTTTATTATATCAGCTTCAGGTGCTAACTTAGGGATCATAGAAAAAGAAGAGCTGATTTTTGTTGAACAATGTGATGTTGGAGATGAGTTTGTCGTCTATCATGGGGAAATCAAACCCTCTTCCGAGTCAATCATGCATTGGCTTATTTATAAAAATTATATGGAAACCAAAGCCATTATTCATGCCCACGATGAATTTGCCACCCGAACGGAATTACTGTCAGGAGAGATTGAAGAATCAGAACATGAAGAACCGTATGGCACTGTTGAACTTGCTAACATGGCTATCTGCACGTTTAAAAAAGCAAAACGAATAATTGTTTTGAAAAATCACGGATATGTGGCAATAGGACCGGATATCCATTCTGCCTGTGATATAGTTATTGATACCCACTTGCATCTACTTGGTAAGCAAAAGAACCGCTAACACAGAGCCACAACCAAGGAGGCAGGCCATGAACACTGTGAAATTTATTGGTATGGATGTCCACAAAAAAACAATCACCATTGCCATCGCTGATGAAGGTCGTCAAAAAGAACCCAGGATTTTTGGCACCGTATCTTACTTCATTGGGGAATTTTGCTGTTATTTGATACATCTGTAAACAGAATTCGTATGACGCTCACCAGACATTCAACACCCTGTAATTCTTTAGTATTTCACTCGAACCCTTGAATCCTTGGCCCCTTGTTGGAGCGTAGCGTAAATCCGCCTTTGGAGGGAGCCCTCTGGAACCACACCGACTAATTTGAAGATGATTCACCTGCCTTGTCTGAATTAACTACAACTAATCGGGAGATGACCCTCAGAAAAAACTTAACCTGACCAGCCTCAAAACCTACCTTATGTCCATGAATTAATGCCAGTTTAAACCCGGCAATTAAATGGTTTATTTTTGGTATTCCCTTTTTCTCAATATTTTTATATTTAACCTACATCGTTTAATGTGTTTGTGCCGGTAGTGCCAAGAGCCTTACCGGCACAACAATTTGAATCACACTTGTTTTTAGAAAGCTGAAAAGTACGTTATTGTTTAAAAGGAAGGTGAAATGGAAAGAAAGAAGGTTCTTTTTGTCTGTGCACGTCATGGGGCACGGAGCCGAATGGCAGAAGCGATTGTCAAAAAGATCGCTTTTGGAAGAATTGAAGCTTACAGTTCCTGCTTCGACCCATGGAAAATCAGTCAGCTGACGATAGATGTAATGCGGGAAATGGGCATTGAACTTCCTGCAGAATCACCGAAGCCTATCTATAAACGATACAAAGAAAGAGATATTTTCGACTACGTTATTTTTCTTTGCTATAATGTCTCAAAGGAGCAGTGCCCTCTATTCAAAAGAACTATTGACATACTTTTCGCGAGAAAGGCTAAAACGGTCATCTGGTCAATTCCGGATTCTACAAAGCTCAGTGGTCCGGAAGAAAAAAGAAAGGTAGGTGCCAGGAAAATTAGAGATAAAATAAAATCAAAGGTTGTCTCATTTCTTTCACAAATTGGCATTGGCGCTATGGCTGCATAACAACAAGTTGCAGTGGGTTAGCGAAACCACATCTAATGCTCGGCTGAAAGGAGGTAAGCATTCCAATCTCCATAGATTATGACAGTAAACGTAACGTTATTTTTTCAAAAGCCAAAGGTGTGATTAAACTTGATGATATCATTTCGTACTTTTCGGCTGCTGCCGCCTTTAATTTAAAAAAAAGATACCGCGTTTTTGCCGACTATTCTGATGTTACTATTGAGCTAAGCAATGACGATATTTATGAGATGGTACAACGACGAAAGTTGCTTCTGGATACAAATGAAAGAATCAGGATAGCCATTTATTGCAAGGAAAATTATGTGTTTGGCCTGGGAAGAATGTATGGGGCCTTACTCGGTGAGGATAAATACAATGTGATGGTTTTTCGCAGCCAGGAAGAAGCTAAGGTTTGGCTTGGGATTTGAATGATTATGTAACCAGCCAAATAAACAGCCCTTCGCAGAAGACGGCTATTCGCTGAGGATGAAAAGCGACGTTATTTTTTCACAATCTTCTGCAGCTGATGAGGTCCGAAATAGATCGCGCCGATGGTGGATACCAAAAACATGATCTTGCCGGCCAGGGCCAGTAAAAATCCGGCACATTCCGCATCGAACCGATAAACTACGGCGGCGGCCGGGAGAAAAAAGAAAAAACACCTGAAAGGTCATCTTGGCCAGGATGCGCCTGGCCCTGGACTGCTCGGTGTTTTTTTGCGAAATAATGGCTACTTTCTCCAAAACTTTTGCAAAGCCAGGGCCAACTTTTCCCGACTCTGCACTTTAACGAGATCCCATTCCCCGGGGAGGTGAGATCGATAGCGGTGAGTTCCATAGCGCTGATCAATTAACAGAACGACTCCCCGATCGGTTTCTGTACGAATCACGCGGCCTGCGGCTTGCAGCACCCGGTTGATGCCCGGATACTGGTAGGCATACTCGAAGCCGGCATTATGATGATCGGCAAAATAGTTGCGAATCAATTCATTTTCCGGTGAGATCCCGGGAAGGCCGACACCAACCACCACGGCCCCGGACAGTCTTTCGCCCACCAGATCAATGCCTTCACCAAATATGCCGCCCATGACGGCAAAACCGACCAGGGTTTGACGGTTTTCCCTGCTAAAGCGGTTAATAAATGCTTCTCTTTGGTTTTCACTCATACCAGGAACCTGAATGATCACCTCAACCTCCGGGCAATCGGATTGAAAAGCTTCCAATACCATCATCATATAGTCATATGACGGAAAGAAAACCAGGTAGTTGCCTGTTTTTTGACTGACAAGGGTGCGGATGACCTGCGACACCTGTTTCTTGGTGGTATCCCGATCTCGATAGAGAGTGGATATCCTGTCGCAAACCAAAGCGTTGAGATTTTCCCCGGGAAATGGCGAAGGCAAAATTAAGCCGGTGGCACCTGCATCACAGCCCAGGATCTTTTTGAAATAATCCATGGGGGTCATGGTGGCCGAGAAAAAGATGGCTGCCTTGCAGCGCGTCAAGGCGTTGCCCAATTGGACAGATGGATCGATACAAAACAATTTGAGTTTGACATCTTTTTTTATTTTTTCCAAACAGGTGACATAGCTGTCGCCGTAATGTTCCGCCACCCTCATAAAACCGGATACGGTAAAAAACAGATCCAGCAATTCTTCGCGAAAGGGTGTTTTTATATTGAGCGACAGCCACCGCTCAGTCATTTTCAAAAAACCGCGCAGCAGGGGAAACAGATCTTCCGGGGCCTCTTTTTGGTGGTATGCCGGTGCGGATTGGTCACATTTTTTCCTGGCCTTGATCATCCAGGAATTGATTTTTCCCAGGCTTTTGTAAATGGGAGGGAGCTCTTTGCGTATGGCACGCTTGACATCCAGACACGGCTGTTTAAAGATCTCGGCTGAAAACATTTCCCGCGAGCGGTCCACCAGATTATGCGCCTCATCTATTAAAAAGGTGTATTCACCACTTTGTTCCAGGAAAAAGCGGCGCAAATAAACCCGCGGATCAAATGCATAATTATAGTCGCAGATAATGCAATCGGCCCACAGCGACAGTTCAAGGGAAAATTCAAAGGGGCACACCCGGTGGTCACGGGCCACCTGCTCTATGGCAATGCGGGTGAAAGCATCCTGGTGGAACATGGCATTAATAGCTTCATTGACCCGGTCAAAATGTCCCCGGGCAAATTCACATTCCTCCGGACTGCAGGCGCTGTCCGGTTTAAAACAGATTTTATCCTTGGCAGTGAGGGTCAGAGACTTAAGCCTAATGCGGGCATGGCGCAGCTCATCTATGGCATGTTCCGCTGTAAAGCGACCGGTGGTTCTGGCCGTCAGGTAAAATATTTTTGCGGTCAGGCCCTCACCCATGGCTTTAACTGCGGGGAAAATGGCCGCCATGGTTTTGCCGATGCCGGTGGCGGCCTGAATCAACTCCTGACCATTATGTTTAATGGTTCGATAAACATCCACCGCCATTTTACGCTGGCCCGGGCGATAGTGGGCAAAGGGAAATTGAAGCTCGCCAATAGATTTATCACGCAAAGTCTCCCAGCGAACAAGGGTTTCCGCCCATTGCAGGTAAACGGTCACCAGGTGCCGGAAAAAGACCTCAAGTTCCGCCAGTGTAAAGTGTTTTTTGACATGGTGGATTTCGCCGGTATCCACCTGGAAATAGGTCAGCTGCGTGTCGATTTCATTCAGGTCATGGTCCAGCGCATAAAAATAGGCATAGGTTTTTAGCTGACCCCAGTGAATGGGATTCTCATGGCTTTTAACATAATCCAGGGTTCGGGTGGTGGTTTTTATTTCTTCAATCAACGCACCATCGGATTCTTGATAGATCCCGTCGATTCTGCCGCCGATGGTTAACTTGAATAAATCGGTTTCGATTTGATGGGAGACCGCCACCTCGCAACGATAGTTTTCCGGACGCGATTGCTGGATTTTCTGATGGATTCGAATGGCATCCAGCGGTCGGGTGGAGGATAAAAATTCAAATGATAAGTCTCCCGAGCGCAGCACATGAGTCACCAGATCCCGAACCGCTATTTTGAGTGTTTTTTTCAAATCAAGTGATAATTGGGCGTATAAAAAATCAGTGACGTGTTGTTCATATTCACCGAGATGAATGATTTATTGTGTTCGTATGCGATTTTAAACCGAGTTATTTTTAACAAAACCGGTTTGACAGCTGCCGGAAAGAAAGAGGAAATGTCAAACTGAGTCCACACCTTTTCCGGTTACTGCTGGTAATTTCAGCGATGAGACCTTTGCAAAACGGCACTTTTTGTCCGATTTCTGCATCCCCGATGAGCGGGATCTACGCTTCGCTTCGACAGGCTCAAATTTCAATCCTTGAAATATTCAATATATTCATGTGGTTGAAATTTTCGCCTTTCTTGAACTCGAACAGATAAGCGTAGACTTCGAAAATTACCATTTTTCAAAGGTCTCGCGATTTACATATCCCGGCTTCCAGCAAAATCCTTAAGCAGGCTTGACACGCCAGGCCCTCTTTGCCATAATTGGCTGAAATAAAAACAAGTTCATTTGATTAGAGGCTTAACATGAAAAAGCATATTTTAGCAATCATTGGTTTATGGATAGTGCTTGCGCTGATTATGTGCTGTGCAGCAACAGGTGAAAAAAAGGATGCCGGAGAGGCGGATAAACCTCAGGTCCCGGAAGAAAAACAGGATCTCACCCTTGCCGGGCAGGTGGTGAGAGACCTTGCGGAAAAGGGAAATCTTGGAATTAGCAGGAAAGTGGCGGTGGTTCCTCTAAAAAATCTGGGGCAGGCATCAAAAGATGATGCCGAACTGATGGTGGAAGAACTGACCAACGCCATGATCAATGAAAAAGTCTTTACCGTGGTGGAACGCAGTCAATTGGGAAACGTTCTAAATGAAATAAAATTGTCGGCCACCGGCGTTTTATCAGATGATGCGGCACAAAAATTCGGCAGCATCTCCAATGTTGAACTTTTACTGATTGGCACCTACTGTGTGGATAAGGGAAAAGAAAAACTTTCAGTTCGCCTGGTCCAGGTAAAAGACGGGGTGGCTCTATCGACTGCAACCGCATCTGCCCCGATATCCGTTGATACGTCCGCTTCGATGTTAGCATCCAAAGCGGTTGGACCGGAAAAAACGACGGCGAAAGCACCAAAAAAATTCCCCGAGAAGCAAAACTGGAATAAAGTGATTCAACGATCTATAGTTGCACTTAAAAAAAATCCCCGTGATGCCAGGGCGCGTATTCATCTTGGAATCGCTTATTATAAGACCGGCCGGATAAAAAATGCACGCGAGCAGAAAAAAATTGTGGGCAGACTTTTGCGAGACCGACCGGCATTAAGAAGAAAATTACAACAAGAACTCAGAGTGCTGTTGGCTTTTGAAGAACAACATGACCCGCGCCGGCCCCGGAGACGCCCGGTCCCGAGAAAATATTAGCTGTAAAGATGAGCGGTTCTTTTATTGATTCTTTATTTAAGTTTGTATTGGAGCGGACTGTTTTATTTTCTCTTCATAAACCGAGAGCAGAAAAATGGTGGCCAAAGGCTGAGTAAAAAGCGATCCAATAAAAACAGCACTTCCGGCAGCAGAAATACCTAGAAACAAGATTAGAACCACGATCTGATCAATGAATACACCATGGGTAATCATTTTATAGCTTTCCTGTATTGCTTCGAATAGCCCCAGCTCCTTGTCTGTCATCAGGGGCAGCATGTAAAGACAGCAGAATGATACGGCCAGTGAGATAACTATTCCCGGCAGAACCAGCAGCATGAATCCGATCATGGTGGCAATAAAAACCAGAGCTGAAAATCCTAACAAGGGCAAAAAGAGCTTCATGTGAGAAAATAAATCCTGTATCTTCGGCTCACGGCCATCTCTGACTGTTAAGAGCATAGAATGCATATAGCCGGCCAACGTCACCGGTGCCAGAATGCCGATAGTAAAAAACCATAAAAGAAACATGACCAGCGTCATAAAAATAAGGGGTGCAATGAACTTCAGCGTCAGATCCCATGCCGTTTCAAGATGATATTTAAAATTCATGATTTCTCCTTCAATCAACTATTAAAAGATGAAATTATTTTTGCGTCTGAACCTACTTGCATGAGTCCAAAAGAAAGTGAATTGGTAAAAAGTCGCGGAGTAATCACCGGAAGGCATCGTTTCAAGAGTCATGTACCAGGCGTATTGATTTTTCAGGGACGAAAGATTATGCATATGGCATGATGAGTTTCCGGGAACCTTACCCACGCAGCAGATAAGGCTTTTTACGACGCCGTTGAAGTATATTCAGATTATGTTTTTAATGTCAACAAAAAGGTCTCACCCAGTTAACTTAACAACCTGATTTATTATAACTTATTGATATGCGGGGCAAATAAACCAATCTTGTTAGCCCCATGGGGCGATGAATAAAAGGCGGTGCGTGACATACCGAATTGGTAAGAAACCACAGGGGACAGATGATGGAAAATGAAAATGTATTTAAACAAACCTATGAAAATTATTTGGCACAGGTTGGCGGAATAGATTTTAATTCCGTAAAACAAAAGCTGGGGGTAGAAGTGGAAAATAATGAGATGGCCATCCCGTTATTCGGCCAACCCCATAAAGTTTCTGCAGCCGGTATTTTCGATTCAGGTGGAAAACAGCCAACGCTCGATATGTGTGTGATACTCTGCAAATATATTCTTCTTTGCCCGCGGATTGATCCTAAAAGTAGCGATTGGGTATCATTCAGAGATCTTAAAGATTCAGGTCCGTTAACCAGTTATTTTGCCAATGATGTAGAGCGGGCAATCGCTGATAATTTTAGTGGAAGAATACCTGATCTGAAAAATGCCGGCAGGGCACTGAAAGGATACGCACCGGATATTGATGTTTCCTGCGATCTGGGTATGCAATTTTATGCCCTCCCGAAGATTCCGGTGGTGATGCTTTTTTACGATGCCGACGATGAGTTTCCCGCAACATGCTCTGTACTTTTTGAAAGGCGGACAGAAAATTATTTGGATCCGGAATGCCTGGCAATGGTCGGGAGGTGTCTTTTTACTTATCTGAACGATGCGACACAGTAACGGTCAGGGGATAATTCCGCCCACGGTTTCTTGTTATATACTCAGGCAGTTTCCTCATTTAAAACGAAACATATTTTTTAGAATTACTATCAAATTGGGCGGTAAAGGCTGATATAGCGTTAATGGTGACCTTTACACTCCGGACAGCGACGGTAATGGAGGGCGTTTGAATTGAAAAACTCATTATCGCACCATGATACCATCAGCCGTAGGTTAAAGGAGTTGGTTCGGTTGGCCTACCGATCAGGTGCAAGCGGTGCT containing:
- a CDS encoding DUF3786 domain-containing protein, with the protein product MMENENVFKQTYENYLAQVGGIDFNSVKQKLGVEVENNEMAIPLFGQPHKVSAAGIFDSGGKQPTLDMCVILCKYILLCPRIDPKSSDWVSFRDLKDSGPLTSYFANDVERAIADNFSGRIPDLKNAGRALKGYAPDIDVSCDLGMQFYALPKIPVVMLFYDADDEFPATCSVLFERRTENYLDPECLAMVGRCLFTYLNDATQ
- a CDS encoding ATP-dependent DNA helicase; translated protein: MKKTLKIAVRDLVTHVLRSGDLSFEFLSSTRPLDAIRIHQKIQQSRPENYRCEVAVSHQIETDLFKLTIGGRIDGIYQESDGALIEEIKTTTRTLDYVKSHENPIHWGQLKTYAYFYALDHDLNEIDTQLTYFQVDTGEIHHVKKHFTLAELEVFFRHLVTVYLQWAETLVRWETLRDKSIGELQFPFAHYRPGQRKMAVDVYRTIKHNGQELIQAATGIGKTMAAIFPAVKAMGEGLTAKIFYLTARTTGRFTAEHAIDELRHARIRLKSLTLTAKDKICFKPDSACSPEECEFARGHFDRVNEAINAMFHQDAFTRIAIEQVARDHRVCPFEFSLELSLWADCIICDYNYAFDPRVYLRRFFLEQSGEYTFLIDEAHNLVDRSREMFSAEIFKQPCLDVKRAIRKELPPIYKSLGKINSWMIKARKKCDQSAPAYHQKEAPEDLFPLLRGFLKMTERWLSLNIKTPFREELLDLFFTVSGFMRVAEHYGDSYVTCLEKIKKDVKLKLFCIDPSVQLGNALTRCKAAIFFSATMTPMDYFKKILGCDAGATGLILPSPFPGENLNALVCDRISTLYRDRDTTKKQVSQVIRTLVSQKTGNYLVFFPSYDYMMMVLEAFQSDCPEVEVIIQVPGMSENQREAFINRFSRENRQTLVGFAVMGGIFGEGIDLVGERLSGAVVVGVGLPGISPENELIRNYFADHHNAGFEYAYQYPGINRVLQAAGRVIRTETDRGVVLLIDQRYGTHRYRSHLPGEWDLVKVQSREKLALALQKFWRK
- a CDS encoding class II aldolase/adducin family protein, which translates into the protein MNYEKKVKKLMDGYVGVKFKSLQRSKELPINVNDYYIQFKQNCDRLKNYNMTPENGGNVSIRHENGFIISASGANLGIIEKEELIFVEQCDVGDEFVVYHGEIKPSSESIMHWLIYKNYMETKAIIHAHDEFATRTELLSGEIEESEHEEPYGTVELANMAICTFKKAKRIIVLKNHGYVAIGPDIHSACDIVIDTHLHLLGKQKNR
- a CDS encoding FlgO family outer membrane protein; protein product: MKKHILAIIGLWIVLALIMCCAATGEKKDAGEADKPQVPEEKQDLTLAGQVVRDLAEKGNLGISRKVAVVPLKNLGQASKDDAELMVEELTNAMINEKVFTVVERSQLGNVLNEIKLSATGVLSDDAAQKFGSISNVELLLIGTYCVDKGKEKLSVRLVQVKDGVALSTATASAPISVDTSASMLASKAVGPEKTTAKAPKKFPEKQNWNKVIQRSIVALKKNPRDARARIHLGIAYYKTGRIKNAREQKKIVGRLLRDRPALRRKLQQELRVLLAFEEQHDPRRPRRRPVPRKY